In the genome of Cupriavidus taiwanensis, one region contains:
- a CDS encoding PQQ-dependent sugar dehydrogenase yields the protein MPDALRHALRRFAIACCLGLAACGGGGGGDSTGAGDAGGAGGGGGGGGGGGGTGGNGSLTLAISGLPSGTPAAITVAGPGQFRQAVVQSTTLSNLAPGSYTVTADSVLTGSALRKPQLPSQVVAVAAGTGVTASVAYGAPESMQLSLAQVPGEYSAPIFLTAPAGDARLFVVERAGRIRVVRDGALLATPFLDIAALTTTDGERGLLSMAFDPDYAANGRFYVYYTDTAGAITIARYQVSAANPDLADASGTVLLSIPHPTFSNHNGGQLAFGPDRMLYIGTGDGGGGGDPAGNAQNAATLLGKMLRIDVSGAAGYGVPAGNPLLGQSGSRGEIWALGLRNPWRFSFDAGSLYIADVGQNLLEEVDVAPSTSAGLNYGWNLTEGSVCVGAATCDKSGLTMPAFEYGHDDGGCAIVGGYVYRGSASPALRGRYFYSDLCTGKLQSFVYRDGAATEPVDWNVTVPGSVFSFGVDGAQALYVMADPGTSANSGRVYRIDASDGTP from the coding sequence ATGCCCGACGCACTGCGCCACGCGCTTCGCCGATTCGCCATCGCCTGCTGCCTGGGCCTTGCCGCCTGCGGAGGTGGTGGCGGGGGTGACAGCACCGGTGCCGGCGACGCTGGCGGTGCAGGCGGTGGAGGTGGTGGAGGGGGGGGAGGTGGCGGCACCGGCGGCAACGGTTCGCTGACGCTGGCCATCTCGGGCCTGCCGTCCGGAACCCCGGCGGCCATCACGGTAGCGGGGCCGGGACAGTTCCGCCAGGCCGTGGTCCAGTCGACCACGCTGTCCAACCTCGCGCCCGGCAGTTACACCGTCACCGCAGACAGCGTGCTGACGGGCAGTGCGCTGCGCAAGCCGCAGCTGCCGTCGCAGGTGGTCGCAGTGGCCGCTGGCACGGGTGTGACCGCCAGCGTTGCCTACGGTGCGCCGGAATCGATGCAGTTGTCGCTGGCGCAGGTGCCCGGCGAGTACTCGGCGCCGATCTTCCTGACCGCGCCCGCCGGCGATGCGCGCCTGTTCGTGGTGGAACGCGCCGGCCGTATCCGCGTCGTGCGCGACGGCGCGCTGCTGGCCACGCCGTTTCTCGATATTGCCGCGCTGACCACTACCGATGGCGAGCGCGGGCTGCTGTCGATGGCGTTCGATCCTGACTATGCGGCCAACGGCCGCTTCTACGTCTATTACACCGACACCGCTGGCGCCATCACCATCGCCCGCTACCAGGTCTCGGCCGCCAACCCGGACCTTGCCGACGCCTCGGGCACGGTGCTGCTGTCGATTCCGCACCCCACCTTCTCCAACCATAACGGCGGCCAGCTCGCGTTCGGCCCCGACCGCATGCTCTATATCGGCACGGGCGACGGCGGCGGTGGCGGCGATCCGGCGGGCAACGCGCAGAACGCGGCGACGCTGCTCGGCAAGATGCTGCGCATCGATGTCAGCGGCGCGGCGGGCTACGGCGTGCCTGCCGGCAACCCGCTGCTGGGCCAGTCCGGCAGCCGCGGCGAGATCTGGGCGCTCGGGCTGCGCAACCCGTGGCGGTTCTCGTTCGACGCCGGGTCGCTGTATATCGCCGATGTCGGCCAGAACCTCCTCGAGGAAGTCGACGTCGCGCCGTCCACCAGCGCGGGCCTGAACTACGGCTGGAACCTGACTGAAGGCAGTGTGTGCGTGGGCGCCGCCACCTGCGACAAGAGCGGACTGACCATGCCCGCGTTCGAGTACGGCCACGACGACGGCGGCTGTGCCATCGTCGGCGGCTACGTGTACCGCGGCAGCGCCAGCCCGGCGCTGCGGGGGCGCTACTTCTATTCCGATCTGTGCACCGGCAAGCTGCAGAGCTTCGTGTACCGCGATGGCGCCGCCACCGAACCGGTCGACTGGAACGTCACGGTGCCGGGCAGCGTGTTCTCGTTCGGCGTGGATGGCGCGCAGGCGCTCTATGTGATGGCCGATCCGGGCACGTCCGCAAACAGCGGGCGGGTCTACCGGATCGATGCCTCGGACGGCACGCCTTGA
- a CDS encoding M20 aminoacylase family protein has product MTLALPADLQSSIATLAPEFVAIRRRIHAHPELAFEERQTSNLVAEQLAAWGYTVHRGLGTTGVVGTLRKGHGSKALGIRADMDALPIQERTGLDYASTIAGKMHACGHDGHTAILLCAARYLAECADFNGTLNLIFQPAEENEGGALRMLEDGLFERFPCDEVYALHNSPGMPVGQIGVIAGPAMASFDRATVTLRGRGAHGAMPHHGIDVMQGAASMVLGLQSIVSREIDALKSAVITVGALQAGSTYNVVPDTATIKIGVRTLDPRVRTLVEERIQAFVTAQAQSFRLQAEVVYERKYPVLVNHAAQTEFARQAAIRLVGADNVVERPPVMGSEDFAYMLEQRPGAYIRLGNGLGEDGGCMVHNPLYDFNDRALPVGAAFWAHLAQSYLA; this is encoded by the coding sequence ATGACCCTCGCCCTGCCCGCCGACCTGCAGTCATCGATCGCGACCCTCGCGCCGGAATTCGTTGCCATCCGGCGCAGGATCCACGCGCATCCCGAACTGGCCTTCGAAGAGCGCCAGACCAGCAACCTGGTCGCCGAACAGCTGGCGGCGTGGGGCTACACGGTGCATCGCGGCCTGGGTACCACCGGCGTGGTGGGCACGCTGCGCAAGGGCCACGGCAGCAAGGCTCTGGGGATCCGCGCCGACATGGACGCGCTGCCGATCCAGGAACGGACCGGACTGGACTATGCCAGCACCATCGCGGGCAAGATGCATGCGTGCGGCCATGACGGCCACACCGCGATCCTGCTGTGCGCCGCGCGCTACCTGGCCGAGTGCGCCGACTTCAACGGCACGCTGAACCTGATCTTCCAGCCGGCCGAAGAGAACGAAGGCGGCGCGCTGCGCATGCTGGAGGACGGGCTATTCGAGCGCTTCCCGTGCGACGAGGTGTACGCGCTGCACAACTCGCCGGGCATGCCGGTGGGACAGATCGGCGTGATCGCCGGCCCCGCCATGGCCTCGTTCGACCGCGCCACGGTCACGCTGCGCGGGCGCGGCGCGCACGGCGCCATGCCGCACCATGGCATCGACGTGATGCAGGGCGCGGCCAGCATGGTGCTGGGGCTGCAATCCATCGTCAGCCGCGAGATCGACGCGCTCAAGTCGGCGGTCATCACGGTGGGCGCGCTGCAGGCCGGCAGCACCTACAACGTGGTGCCCGACACCGCGACCATCAAGATCGGCGTGCGCACGCTGGACCCGCGCGTGCGCACGCTGGTCGAAGAACGCATCCAGGCCTTCGTCACGGCGCAGGCACAGAGCTTCCGCCTGCAGGCCGAGGTGGTCTACGAGCGCAAGTACCCGGTGCTGGTCAACCACGCCGCGCAGACCGAATTCGCGCGCCAGGCGGCGATCCGGCTGGTGGGCGCGGACAACGTGGTGGAGCGCCCGCCGGTGATGGGCAGCGAAGACTTCGCCTACATGCTGGAGCAGCGGCCCGGCGCCTACATCCGGCTGGGCAATGGCCTGGGCGAAGACGGCGGCTGCATGGTGCACAACCCGCTGTACGACTTCAACGACAGGGCCCTGCCGGTCGGCGCCGCATTCTGGGCGCACCTGGCGCAAAGCTATCTGGCCTGA
- a CDS encoding LysR family transcriptional regulator → MEDVLDRKRALCLLQIIETGSVRGAAEVLELDPSVVSRAVAKLEQDTGLALLERRGRGVVATDAGRLLALFARRQQDLNDTFLAEVNNLKNAQRGHVELSFGEGFVDLVLEPVLQGFLRKHPDVTCSIQVAGTDETVRLLLEDLAHIGFVFQPPDDARLHSHYSRLSPIRAHVHKDHPLARRRRALTLADLAQHQGAFLAGSFGVRKHVQAAELDEHITLKPMLVTNSFKVLWEYAAMGLGYILTARSVPLKEPQLRQLVSLPLANPILNNSRIHILTRAGRHLSPVADGLLRHLVKAFPTA, encoded by the coding sequence ATGGAAGACGTGCTGGACCGCAAGCGGGCGCTGTGCCTGCTGCAGATCATCGAGACCGGCTCGGTGCGCGGCGCCGCCGAAGTGCTGGAGCTGGACCCCTCGGTGGTCAGCCGCGCCGTGGCCAAGCTGGAGCAGGACACCGGCCTGGCGCTGCTGGAGCGGCGCGGGCGCGGCGTGGTCGCCACCGACGCGGGACGGCTGCTGGCGCTGTTCGCGCGGCGCCAGCAGGACCTGAACGACACCTTCCTGGCCGAGGTGAACAACCTGAAGAACGCCCAGCGCGGCCATGTCGAACTGTCCTTCGGCGAAGGCTTTGTCGACCTGGTGCTGGAACCGGTGCTGCAGGGCTTCCTGCGCAAGCACCCCGACGTCACCTGCAGCATCCAGGTGGCGGGCACGGACGAGACCGTGCGGCTGCTGCTGGAAGACCTGGCCCATATCGGCTTCGTGTTCCAGCCGCCCGACGATGCGCGGCTGCACTCGCACTATTCGCGGCTGTCGCCGATCCGCGCGCACGTGCACAAGGACCATCCGCTGGCGCGGCGCCGCCGCGCGCTGACGCTGGCAGACCTGGCGCAGCACCAGGGCGCGTTCCTGGCCGGTTCGTTCGGCGTGCGCAAGCATGTGCAGGCAGCGGAGCTGGACGAGCACATCACGCTCAAGCCGATGCTGGTCACCAACTCATTCAAGGTGCTGTGGGAATACGCCGCGATGGGGCTGGGCTATATCCTGACGGCGCGCTCGGTGCCGCTGAAGGAGCCGCAGCTGCGGCAGCTGGTATCGCTGCCGCTGGCCAATCCCATCCTGAACAACAGCCGCATCCACATCCTGACGCGCGCCGGCCGGCATTTATCGCCGGTGGCGGACGGTTTGCTGCGGCACCTGGTGAAGGCGTTTCCGACCGCCTGA
- a CDS encoding LysR family transcriptional regulator gives MRFDLVDLKLFTHIAEAQSLTGGAQRSHLSLAAASTRIKNLEEHVGVKLLSRSSQGVKVTGAGETLLAHARRVLRQLEQLSGDLQEYAAGVKGHVRVFANTTAMSEFLPAVLRSYLVSHPDVTIDMHERLSPDIVRAVQEGIVDIGIIAGNVRTDGLEVMPYRRDRLVLATALSHPLAERGRVDFLDTLDYDFIGLPEDSAIHNFLKRAAADLQRNLRWRVQVSNFETACRMVEANVGLAVLPETTARRHARAMALRIVQLDDEWAERQLQICVADLDALPLFARKLVDLLVEDGQGRQD, from the coding sequence ATGCGCTTTGATCTGGTCGACCTGAAACTGTTCACGCATATCGCGGAGGCCCAGAGCCTGACCGGCGGTGCACAGCGCTCGCACCTGTCGCTGGCCGCGGCCAGCACGCGCATCAAGAACCTGGAGGAACACGTCGGCGTCAAGCTGCTGAGCCGCAGCAGCCAGGGCGTGAAGGTGACCGGTGCCGGCGAGACCTTGCTGGCCCATGCGCGCCGCGTGCTGCGCCAGCTGGAGCAGCTCAGCGGCGACCTGCAGGAATACGCGGCCGGCGTCAAAGGCCATGTGCGCGTGTTCGCCAACACCACCGCCATGAGCGAGTTCCTGCCGGCGGTGCTGCGCAGCTACCTGGTCAGCCATCCGGACGTGACCATCGACATGCACGAACGGCTCAGCCCGGACATCGTGCGCGCGGTGCAGGAGGGCATCGTCGATATCGGCATCATCGCCGGCAATGTGCGTACCGATGGGCTGGAAGTCATGCCATACCGGCGCGACCGGCTGGTGCTGGCCACCGCGCTGAGCCATCCGCTGGCCGAGCGCGGCCGCGTGGATTTCCTCGATACGCTCGACTACGACTTCATCGGCCTGCCCGAGGACAGCGCCATCCACAACTTTCTGAAGCGGGCCGCGGCGGACCTGCAGCGCAACCTGCGCTGGCGCGTGCAGGTCAGCAATTTCGAGACCGCGTGCCGCATGGTCGAGGCCAATGTCGGCCTGGCCGTGCTGCCCGAGACCACCGCGCGCCGCCATGCCAGGGCCATGGCGCTGCGCATCGTCCAGCTCGACGACGAGTGGGCCGAGCGCCAGCTGCAGATCTGCGTGGCCGACCTCGACGCCTTGCCGCTGTTCGCGCGCAAGCTGGTGGACCTGCTGGTGGAAGACGGGCAGGGACGCCAGGACTGA
- a CDS encoding class I adenylate-forming enzyme family protein — translation MPPDRAPLTRISDIPRHWAAHTPGHVAVFEEDRSTTYAQLWAGIGEAQRYLQSQGVGSGDRVLVVAENCLAVVTLVFALAELGAWPVVVNARLSEREIEVIRAHCHPRLMLFTHAASPDALRHGVRYRAREIAPAGLGPLMAGAVDETATREPEALAREVAALIYTSGTTGQPKGVMVTHRGLLHFADVTVASRRMQPDDCAYAVMPMSHVFGLGTLLVSTLHAGASLYLCARFNAADLAAAIRDGAITLLQGVPAMFSRILAHVRATGVPLQPSPRLRYLYTGGGPLDPTLKRDVEAAFGQPLHHGYGMTEYAGSMFVTRLDRPRTDCAAGEIVAGADLLVVGADGKPVPPGQPGELWIRGPGMMRGYYRAPELTAAALRPGGWLNTGDIGRLDADGALFIVGRTKDLIIRSGFTVYPIEVESVLNTHPSVRVSAVIGQPAADGNEEVVAFVEIREGERFDAPELHDYLVGRLSPYKRPERIVRVAAMPTTASGKLLKHQLRQTLAGQA, via the coding sequence ATGCCACCGGACCGAGCCCCCCTCACCCGCATCAGCGACATCCCGCGCCACTGGGCCGCGCACACGCCCGGCCATGTCGCCGTGTTCGAGGAAGACCGAAGCACCACCTATGCGCAACTGTGGGCCGGCATCGGCGAGGCGCAGCGCTACCTGCAGTCGCAGGGTGTCGGCAGCGGCGACCGGGTGCTGGTGGTGGCCGAGAACTGCCTGGCGGTGGTCACGCTGGTGTTCGCACTGGCGGAGCTGGGCGCATGGCCGGTGGTCGTCAACGCGCGCCTGTCCGAGCGCGAGATCGAGGTGATCCGCGCCCACTGCCACCCGCGGCTGATGCTGTTCACCCACGCGGCCTCGCCGGATGCGCTGCGCCACGGCGTGCGCTATCGCGCCCGCGAAATTGCCCCGGCCGGCCTGGGCCCGTTGATGGCCGGCGCCGTCGACGAGACCGCCACGCGCGAGCCCGAAGCGCTGGCGCGCGAGGTGGCCGCGCTGATCTACACCTCGGGCACCACCGGACAGCCCAAAGGGGTGATGGTCACGCACCGCGGCCTGCTGCACTTTGCCGACGTAACCGTGGCCTCGCGCCGCATGCAGCCGGACGACTGCGCCTACGCGGTGATGCCGATGTCGCATGTGTTCGGGCTGGGCACGTTGCTGGTATCGACCTTGCACGCCGGCGCCAGCCTGTACCTGTGTGCGCGCTTCAACGCCGCGGACCTGGCCGCGGCGATCCGCGATGGCGCGATCACGCTGCTGCAGGGCGTGCCGGCCATGTTCAGCCGCATCCTGGCCCACGTGCGGGCCACCGGTGTGCCATTGCAGCCCTCGCCGCGACTGCGCTATCTCTACACCGGCGGCGGCCCGCTCGACCCTACCCTCAAGCGCGATGTCGAGGCGGCATTCGGCCAGCCGCTGCACCACGGCTACGGCATGACGGAGTACGCGGGATCGATGTTCGTGACGCGCCTGGACCGGCCGCGCACCGATTGCGCCGCGGGCGAGATCGTCGCGGGGGCGGACCTGCTGGTGGTCGGCGCTGACGGCAAGCCGGTGCCGCCGGGGCAGCCCGGCGAACTGTGGATCCGCGGGCCGGGCATGATGCGCGGCTACTACCGCGCGCCCGAACTGACCGCCGCGGCGCTGCGCCCCGGCGGCTGGCTCAACACCGGCGATATCGGCCGCCTGGATGCCGACGGTGCCTTGTTTATCGTCGGACGCACCAAGGACCTGATCATCCGTTCGGGCTTCACCGTCTACCCGATCGAAGTCGAATCGGTGCTCAACACGCATCCGTCGGTGCGGGTGTCGGCCGTGATCGGCCAGCCCGCCGCGGACGGCAACGAGGAAGTGGTCGCCTTCGTCGAGATCCGCGAGGGCGAGCGCTTCGACGCGCCGGAGTTGCATGACTACCTGGTCGGGCGCCTGTCGCCCTACAAGCGCCCCGAGCGCATCGTGCGCGTGGCGGCGATGCCGACGACTGCCAGCGGCAAGCTGCTCAAGCACCAGTTGCGGCAGACGCTCGCGGGCCAGGCGTAG
- a CDS encoding tripartite tricarboxylate transporter substrate binding protein, whose translation MATLNRRRFLQHAGLAAGASVLSGLPAFAADAFPAKALSLVVPYPAGGASDASARIFGESISKSVRQQVVVENYGGGTGLIGANKVLAAPADGYTFFHGSINEVFLAPLLNPAARYKPQDFLLAAPISDANIVLMVRNGIAVDSLDKFIEFARQGKGKSLTYATVGIDSIYHLMGDALAARLGVPFLHVPYKGGAPALQGLAGGEVDFAILPYQSSFDSMQQQGRLKILTSFSRALPPALKSVPLISQSKLVPDFEYTIGGGYFVRQGTPADRVAVLRKAIGEALAKPEIRAKLEAEGRTVLQPIDSQEQANRMFEQYLARVNKLIQGVGRKTNAA comes from the coding sequence ATGGCTACCCTGAACCGCCGCCGCTTCCTGCAACACGCCGGCCTTGCTGCCGGAGCTTCCGTACTGTCCGGCCTGCCGGCATTTGCGGCCGATGCCTTTCCCGCCAAGGCCCTGTCGCTGGTGGTGCCCTACCCCGCCGGCGGCGCCAGCGATGCGTCGGCGCGCATCTTCGGCGAATCGATCAGCAAGAGCGTGCGCCAGCAGGTGGTGGTGGAGAACTACGGCGGCGGCACCGGACTGATCGGCGCCAACAAGGTGCTGGCCGCGCCGGCCGACGGCTACACCTTCTTCCATGGCTCGATCAACGAGGTGTTCCTGGCGCCGCTGCTGAACCCCGCGGCGCGCTACAAGCCGCAGGACTTCCTGCTGGCCGCGCCGATCAGCGACGCCAATATCGTGCTGATGGTGCGCAACGGCATCGCCGTGGACAGCCTGGACAAGTTCATCGAGTTCGCGCGGCAGGGCAAGGGCAAGTCGCTGACCTACGCCACCGTCGGCATCGACTCGATCTATCACCTGATGGGCGATGCGCTGGCCGCGCGCCTGGGCGTGCCGTTCCTGCACGTGCCCTACAAGGGCGGCGCGCCGGCGCTGCAGGGCCTTGCCGGCGGCGAAGTGGACTTTGCCATCCTGCCCTACCAGTCCAGCTTCGACAGCATGCAGCAGCAGGGCCGGCTGAAGATACTGACCAGCTTCTCGCGCGCCTTGCCACCGGCGCTCAAGTCGGTGCCGCTGATTTCGCAGAGCAAGCTGGTGCCGGATTTCGAATACACCATCGGCGGCGGCTATTTCGTCAGGCAAGGCACGCCGGCGGATCGCGTGGCGGTGCTGCGCAAGGCCATCGGCGAAGCACTGGCCAAGCCGGAGATCCGCGCCAAGCTTGAAGCCGAGGGCCGCACCGTGCTGCAGCCGATCGACAGCCAGGAGCAGGCGAACCGGATGTTCGAACAGTACCTGGCCCGCGTCAACAAGCTGATCCAGGGCGTCGGCCGCAAGACCAACGCGGCCTGA
- a CDS encoding AraC family transcriptional regulator, whose translation MQLDPVRHSRSAMHVHLQSSMHASLQQLLLAFPLSVGAERGRVVVRRRGYERVLLAGQQATLEPFEAFALRLDGSSAQPAACTLELLGLTPAQPSECLHHRIAKRVFLQPQYAWNAAFIAERLGMSAAQLRRALFAQGTALTDLCRTQRLMRLLFDVMAGEAGLAEARRRVGWPAGGDLDSAFYDRFGVSLEAARRLAGGRAMPRQRSVA comes from the coding sequence ATGCAGCTTGATCCTGTCCGCCATTCGCGCTCCGCCATGCATGTCCATCTGCAGTCTTCCATGCACGCCAGCCTGCAGCAGTTGCTGCTGGCCTTTCCGCTGTCGGTCGGCGCCGAGCGCGGCAGGGTGGTGGTCCGGCGGCGCGGCTACGAACGGGTGCTGCTGGCCGGCCAGCAGGCCACCCTCGAGCCGTTCGAGGCGTTTGCGCTGCGCCTGGATGGCAGCAGTGCCCAGCCCGCGGCATGCACGCTGGAGCTGCTGGGGCTGACCCCGGCGCAACCCTCCGAATGCCTGCATCACCGCATTGCCAAGCGGGTGTTCCTGCAGCCGCAGTACGCCTGGAACGCAGCCTTTATCGCGGAACGGCTCGGCATGTCGGCGGCGCAGTTGCGCCGCGCGCTGTTCGCGCAGGGGACCGCGCTGACCGACCTGTGCCGCACGCAACGGCTGATGCGGCTGCTGTTCGACGTCATGGCGGGCGAAGCGGGCCTTGCCGAGGCCAGGCGCCGGGTCGGCTGGCCGGCCGGCGGTGATCTGGACAGCGCATTCTATGATCGCTTCGGCGTCTCGCTGGAAGCGGCGCGAAGGCTGGCCGGCGGGCGCGCCATGCCGCGGCAGCGCTCGGTGGCGTGA